The sequence GAGACATCCCTGCCCATGCTCCAGGTGGGACCATGACCAGGCCAGCAGCCAGGGGTTACAGGGCAGGGAGTCCCCACTAGGTGAGACTCTGTAGGGAGACAATGTGTGACACAGGGAAAGGGGAATCACCAGCACAGCATAGGCACAGAGGGGAGGTGGCATCAGGGCAGAGTTGCAGTCAAAACCCCACAAAGTAACAGCCTCGACAGCCACAAATCCCAAGGGTCCAAACTACCTACACGGCACCTGTGCCGTGGGCGAGCACCgcgaggaggagagggagccaGGCCATGGTGCGATCCCAGCAGCTCCATGTCCCCACCACGATGGGGCTGTGACATGGACCCCAGCTCCCTTTTAAGCCCCCGCCCACCCGGGGCACGGCCCCTCCATGCAAATCTGACCCCGCGCTCTCGCCTGGGTCCTGCCCGCGCCTCCCCCCACCGCCCTGCCCGCTCCAcgcccagccccaccaccccacaaGCAGCGGGGATTGTCCCCGGCACAGAGCGGAGACACgtcccagcccagagcccaaaACGTCACCAGCACGGACACCCCCATTCCCGCCCTGGCCAAGCAGCCACAGGGACGAGGGGTGcgggagagctgggctgctgggggcggGGGCGTCAGGCAGTGCCCCCAGCACCAACATCCCCCACCGTGGGGAGCAGATGAGccgctgcctgtgctggggatggAAGGAGAAGCCCTTGTCCAGGCTCTTGGCACTGCTGTGCATTTCTGGGGTCCAGCTGCGCCCACATAGGCTCTCCCATGGGGAGTGGGCTGGGAAAAGCCCCATTTACATCCCTCTGAGATCTTCAGCTGGACGTTCTTGGTGACCGATGAGCACCTGGGACCTTGACGTGGCGCAggcagggggagcggggcgcGTCGGGGAGCGCACAGGAGCCCTGGTCCctgagggctgcagggtgcttgGTGCAGCCCAGCGGTGcccccctggccccagcccatggcacgtagccccccaccccaccgcaCGGTCGTCCCTGCCCAAAGCCTGGCCCTGGCACACACCTTCACGCCCAGCCCTCGTCCCCTGCCCCGGCTCCCTCAGGGTGACACAGGAAAAGTCACCGCTCAAGACAAGCAACACCGACAGACACAGAGGAGCCAACACCTTTGTCCCCAGCGCtagtcccggtcccggggtaCCGCAGCAGGATGGGGACGGGGCCAGGGTGCGGGACAGCCCTTTGCTGTCACAGGGCTGCCATGGGACACTGCCCAGGGCCAGGGGCTTCCCAGGGGCCAGAGGTACAAAGAGCCAGAAGTGCAGAGCCTGCGGGCTCCTCCTGCGGCGCGGCAGAacagcccccaggcagccctgctctgccccggCAGCCTCATGCATGGCCCTGGAGCTGCTGCGCCCGTGGGAAACGGCCCTTGCCAGTGTTGGCAGGCGAAGCTTTGgcccagctgcccacccctTGGCATGTTCCCACTTGTCGGTGCTGAGCCCACCGCTCCAGCAGCGCTGAAGCCCCTGGGGCGATGCCCGGGGAATCCTGGCACGGCTGCGCTGGGCGCAGGGCAGGGtagggaggcagctggcagcgcCCCGCGTGCCAACCGGGGAGCCCAGGGGCAACTCGGCACTGCagcatggggcagggacagggctgctgggggtcaTCTCCTTCCCACGTGGCAGGGGCCCGGCACAGACCTGGGGCTCTGGGACAGCTGAGCTGGGACACCAGGCACAGccatctgcagcacagggcagggccaTGGCGGGGACCTGCCCAATATGAAACGGGGACAGCAGAGATGCCCAGCTGGCTCCGGCTGTGCCAGGAGGTTTTTGTATCACATCCCCATTGCTCTGTTTCACCGTGCCAGCACTGATGCCGCAGTCCCAGTTAGCACAGTAATAGACGGCCTCGTCCTCGGCTTGGACCCCAGTGATGGTTAACGTGCCCGTGGAGCCAGAGTAGGATCCAGAGAATCGTGAAGGGATGCCTGAGCCTATGTAATTTGTCCAGTAGATCACAGTGACAGGGCCAGTGCCAGGGACCTTCTGCTGGTACCAGCTATAGTGGCTCTCACCCCCGGAGCAGGTGATCTGGACGGTTTGTCCTGGGTTTGCTGACACCGAGGGTGGCTGAGTCAGCGCTGCCTGCACCAGAGAACCcacagagggagaggggagaaccGGAGTCAGCCTGTGCCCCATGAGCACAGCCCTCTCCAGGTAGTCGGACAGGAACAGAGACCCTGTGCTCAAAGGTCATGATACCACGGAGGGACCTAGAACCCTTTGCACAGAGCCCAAGGCCAGAGCATGAAGatcctgaaaggaaaactggcagcagcaaggggaggGTGAATGACAGGGTCAGTGTCTCAGCCACGCTGACCACCACTGCTACCGTCATAGCTACCACAGTAATAGACGGCCTCGTCCTCGGCTTGGACCCCAGTGATGGTTAACGTGCCCGTACCGCCAGAGTAGGACCCAGAGAATCGCGAAGGGATCCCCGAGGgtctgttgttgttattgtagATCACAGTGACAGGGGCAGTGCCAGGGACCTTCTGCTGGAACCAGCCATACCAGCTGCTGCTCCCGGAGCAGGTGATCTGGACGGTTTGTCCCGGGTTGGCTGACAACGAGGGCGGCTGAGTCAGCACTGCCTGGACCAGGGAacctgcagagggagaggagaaaatggTCATCAGCCAGTGCCGCAGGAGCACAGCCCTCCCTGGACAgtgggacagggatggggtgcATGTGTCCAGAGGCCATGATGCCACAGAGGGATCTAGAGCCTCACACAGAGACCAAGGCCAGAGTGAGAGGCTCATCAAGAAAAACTGccagaagcaagaggagagtgAAAGACAGATTTGGTGCCTCCAACATATTGACTACCACTGCTGTCATCATAGCCACCACAGTAATAGACGGCCTCGTCCTCGGCTTGGACCCCAGTGATGGTTAACGTGCCCGTACTGCCAGAGTAGGACCCAGAGAATCGCGAAGGGATGCCTGAGCCTACGTAATTTGTCCAGTAGATCACAGTGACAGGGCCAGTGCCAGGGACCTTCTGCTGGTACCAGCCATAGCTACCACTACCCCCGGAGCAGGTGATCTGGACGGTTTGTCCCGGGTGTGCTGACACCGAGGGCGGCTGAGTCAGCGCTGCCTGGACCAGGGAacctgcagaggcagaggagagagaggagaagaCAAGGGTCAGCCAGGGCCCCacgagcacagccctgcccaggcaccGGGACAGGGAATGTCAAAGGCAGAGAAGACTGGACCTGGCTGCAGTTACAAGCAAATCTGGGGAGCGGAGCCCAGCCCAGCgcatcccagcacagaggcagctctggcagcagcagcaggacacgATCAGCAGTAGCAAGAGGCACTGGCATGGCACACAAGGCCACACTGTGAGAACTTTGTAGGGACCAGGAAAATGGTCCCCAGCCACAAGGTCACCTCCAGTTCTCTGGGATGTGAAAGGAACAACATTCACAGCCATGGCCATGCAGATGGGACAGGAACTTGCACCAGCTCCAAAGCCTTGCTCAGCCttgaaggagaagggaagaaaatttccAATTTGGATTGCTCTGTAGCTCACAGCCCACATCTCTCTGTGTGATTACACCAGCATCAATGCTGCTGTCGTAGCCACCACAGTAATAGACGG comes from Falco naumanni isolate bFalNau1 chromosome 1, bFalNau1.pat, whole genome shotgun sequence and encodes:
- the LOC121082516 gene encoding immunoglobulin lambda-1 light chain-like; this encodes MAWLPLLLAVLAHGTGSLVQAALTQPPSVSAHPGQTVQITCSGGSGSYGWYQQKVPGTGPVTVIYWTNYVGSGIPSRFSGSYSGSTGTLTITGVQAEDEAVYYCGGYDDSSGSQYVGGTKSVFHSPLASGSSLVQAVLTQPPSLSANPGQTVQITCSGSSSWYGWFQQKVPGTAPVTVIYNNNNRPSGIPSRFSGSYSGGTGTLTITGVQAEDEAVYYCGSYDGSSGGQRG